A stretch of the Sphingobacterium thalpophilum genome encodes the following:
- a CDS encoding RagB/SusD family nutrient uptake outer membrane protein codes for MKIRFTPYFMALFVLLFGLHGCAKYTDFVPKGQNLLNRADDLDQLMNVNYSGSAFNFNRLSLIVNDMYLLAYNVPNVISSNVLTMDKVLLTYDESADRAALTPTDSRYDGLYKNIAMVANIVLANADQASGDRKLLDQLKAEAYALRSYMHFLLVNMYAKAYDPASAATDGGIPYVTDINFEQINPKLTVQEVYDKMLADVDAAIASQALPDRPKNSMRFGKAFAYALKAKILMSIRNYSGALDAVNSALAINNTLEDHRYLLSEPVRANRVLSRKGLTAQDNLFYAFSNTFDPSLLTPTYEILSDYYEPGNIIKDYTNVYNYQLGALYVGLPDIPAWIAISYEGNSGGMTVSDLVMMKAECLIRSDKVSAGMEEIEKIRIRRIAPEVYKPLVAKDVPTAMAHLKKVSRIEFLFTWRNFVNIKRWNTEPAYAETTKRTINGKTYVLKASSPLWILPFPQSATQFNTTLTQNY; via the coding sequence ATGAAAATAAGATTTACACCATATTTTATGGCGCTTTTCGTTCTCCTGTTTGGCCTACATGGCTGTGCAAAATATACAGACTTCGTGCCAAAAGGACAGAATCTGCTGAATCGCGCCGATGACCTTGACCAGCTGATGAATGTCAACTACTCCGGCAGTGCATTTAATTTTAACAGACTCTCCTTGATTGTCAACGACATGTATCTTCTGGCATACAATGTCCCCAATGTCATTTCTTCCAACGTTCTGACAATGGACAAGGTTTTGTTGACTTACGATGAGTCTGCAGATAGAGCAGCGTTGACTCCGACAGATTCAAGGTATGACGGGCTATACAAGAATATAGCTATGGTAGCAAATATTGTGCTGGCCAATGCCGATCAGGCGAGCGGCGACAGAAAGCTTCTGGACCAGCTCAAAGCCGAGGCTTATGCCCTCAGATCGTACATGCATTTTCTGTTGGTTAATATGTATGCCAAAGCATATGATCCAGCCAGCGCTGCTACCGACGGTGGAATACCTTACGTGACCGATATCAATTTTGAGCAGATAAATCCCAAGCTGACAGTTCAGGAGGTCTATGATAAGATGCTTGCTGATGTGGATGCGGCTATTGCTTCACAGGCACTTCCTGACAGGCCTAAAAACAGTATGAGGTTTGGAAAAGCATTTGCATATGCTTTAAAAGCAAAGATTCTGATGTCCATAAGGAATTACTCTGGAGCGCTCGATGCGGTAAACAGCGCTCTGGCAATCAATAACACATTAGAAGACCATCGATATCTTCTGTCGGAACCCGTCAGAGCCAATCGTGTTCTGAGCAGAAAAGGCCTGACGGCCCAGGACAATCTGTTCTATGCCTTTTCCAATACTTTTGACCCAAGTTTGCTGACACCCACCTACGAAATATTGAGCGATTATTATGAGCCCGGCAACATTATTAAGGATTATACCAATGTTTATAATTACCAACTTGGGGCACTTTATGTTGGACTACCTGATATTCCTGCATGGATTGCCATTAGTTATGAAGGAAATAGTGGTGGTATGACGGTTTCTGATCTAGTGATGATGAAAGCCGAGTGTTTAATCCGCTCGGACAAGGTTTCCGCCGGCATGGAAGAAATTGAAAAGATCCGAATCCGCCGAATTGCACCGGAAGTATATAAGCCCCTTGTGGCCAAGGATGTTCCCACAGCGATGGCCCATCTAAAGAAAGTATCCCGGATCGAATTTCTGTTTACCTGGCGCAACTTTGTCAATATTAAGCGATGGAACACCGAGCCCGCCTATGCAGAAACGACCAAGAGGACCATCAATGGAAAGACTTATGTTCTAAAAGCCAGTTCTCCATTATGGATACTGCCTTTTCCCCAGAGTGCGACCCAGTTTAATACAACGCTTACACAGAACTATTAA
- a CDS encoding thioredoxin domain-containing protein, producing MIIISLFTLGSYTHAQTPEKLDVGDPAPAISYSKWLKGKEFKAFDPNHIYVMEFWATWCGPCKGAMPHLTTLQKQYDGKITFVGVNVWEKVGKDQSYETAVPAVEKFVKGNDTNMGYTVFVDDKDQSMATKWLRAAGQNGIPASFVVRNSRIIWIGHPSELDSIIPKVLDGSYDMNKFKEKADKAAQKTREQNEAMMAIFNPIKDALAAKDHKKAFELMDKAVAQKPDFKIPMDLLKFTTLLNDVDEKQAIAFAAEFQKQYKTAPSIILGEVSKSEKLSGETYLWAAENFGSTAEVTNPLIFDALATCYSRAGQYAKAVDNQSKALEIAEKALKNGEMVGTIMDYTVEEYKKKLTDYRSKM from the coding sequence ATGATAATAATATCATTATTTACCCTTGGCAGTTATACTCATGCGCAGACGCCCGAAAAGTTGGATGTGGGCGACCCTGCGCCAGCAATCAGCTACTCCAAATGGTTGAAGGGTAAAGAGTTTAAAGCATTTGATCCCAATCATATTTATGTGATGGAATTTTGGGCGACATGGTGTGGCCCATGTAAAGGGGCAATGCCGCACCTCACTACGCTTCAAAAGCAGTATGATGGTAAAATAACTTTTGTTGGTGTCAATGTCTGGGAGAAAGTCGGGAAAGACCAATCTTATGAAACGGCTGTGCCTGCAGTAGAGAAGTTTGTCAAAGGCAATGATACAAATATGGGCTACACGGTATTTGTGGATGACAAGGATCAGTCGATGGCTACCAAATGGCTGAGGGCAGCAGGCCAGAACGGAATTCCAGCGAGTTTTGTGGTTAGGAACAGCCGCATTATCTGGATAGGACATCCCAGCGAGCTGGATTCTATTATTCCGAAAGTGCTGGACGGTTCGTACGATATGAATAAGTTTAAAGAAAAGGCCGATAAGGCTGCTCAGAAAACTCGTGAGCAGAACGAAGCTATGATGGCAATTTTTAATCCAATAAAGGACGCATTGGCTGCCAAAGACCATAAAAAAGCATTTGAGCTGATGGACAAAGCAGTTGCTCAAAAACCGGACTTTAAAATTCCAATGGATCTTCTAAAGTTTACAACATTATTGAACGACGTTGATGAAAAGCAGGCTATTGCATTTGCTGCCGAATTTCAAAAGCAGTATAAAACGGCTCCTTCTATAATTTTGGGTGAAGTGTCTAAAAGTGAAAAGCTTTCGGGGGAGACCTATCTCTGGGCTGCAGAGAATTTTGGAAGTACGGCCGAGGTGACCAATCCACTGATTTTTGATGCGCTAGCTACCTGTTATAGCAGAGCAGGTCAATATGCAAAGGCAGTTGACAATCAATCTAAAGCCTTAGAAATTGCTGAAAAAGCACTTAAAAATGGAGAGATGGTTGGTACAATAATGGACTATACAGTAGAGGAGTATAAAAAAAAATTAACGGATTATAGGAGTAAAATGTAA
- a CDS encoding energy transducer TonB: MKKLDTFKILAATVLLLTATAAFSQVDNRSITDTLTKGLKLPTRKETGKKILKGVYRFTVETDGTVRDVQVKDSMGFGVDEEVIKKLKASKNWKVVIFDGEPRRIDYSLPINITLPKK; the protein is encoded by the coding sequence ATGAAAAAGTTAGATACATTCAAGATTCTCGCTGCAACTGTCCTCTTGCTCACAGCGACAGCCGCCTTCAGTCAAGTCGACAACCGCTCGATCACCGACACCTTAACTAAGGGATTGAAACTACCGACGCGCAAGGAAACAGGCAAGAAAATATTAAAGGGTGTTTATAGGTTTACTGTAGAGACCGACGGTACCGTCAGAGATGTTCAAGTCAAAGATAGCATGGGCTTTGGAGTTGACGAAGAAGTGATAAAAAAGCTTAAAGCCTCTAAAAACTGGAAAGTTGTCATATTTGACGGTGAGCCTAGGCGGATAGATTACTCCCTACCGATCAATATTACCTTACCGAAAAAGTAA
- a CDS encoding nuclear transport factor 2 family protein, producing the protein MEPAILNDRTNKIFRYVEAYNSMDVGKMTVDFDDQIVFLNLMNGEKTMELQGIEEFKKQAIEALSYFSERKQSIETLTHNIDSSEISINYWAVAAMDFPNGLKKGDEITLKGTSVFEFSADGKIVKLTDIA; encoded by the coding sequence ATGGAACCAGCCATCCTAAATGACAGGACTAACAAGATTTTCAGATATGTTGAGGCTTATAATAGTATGGACGTAGGAAAAATGACAGTAGATTTTGATGACCAGATCGTTTTCCTAAACCTAATGAATGGCGAAAAAACAATGGAATTGCAAGGAATTGAAGAGTTTAAAAAACAAGCTATCGAGGCTCTCTCCTATTTCAGCGAAAGAAAACAGTCTATCGAGACATTGACTCACAATATTGACTCTTCAGAGATCTCTATTAACTACTGGGCGGTTGCCGCAATGGACTTTCCGAATGGCTTGAAAAAAGGCGATGAGATAACCTTAAAAGGCACATCCGTGTTTGAGTTTTCTGCGGACGGGAAGATAGTTAAACTGACTGATATAGCTTAA